One Methanoculleus sp. 7T genomic window carries:
- a CDS encoding type II toxin-antitoxin system VapC family toxin, with translation MRILLDTNALLMPAQFGIDLYGELLGLFGDFEPITLEEVVGELSGLARGRGRDAAAARVGLAMARRSTVVPSGSTAEGVDNRVIEYARREGCVVVTNDRELRNALLREGIDVVSMRRRKTLELLRG, from the coding sequence GTGAGGATACTCCTCGACACCAATGCCCTGCTGATGCCGGCACAGTTCGGGATTGACTTGTATGGTGAACTTCTGGGTCTCTTCGGGGACTTCGAGCCGATCACGCTCGAAGAGGTGGTCGGCGAACTCTCTGGGCTCGCCCGCGGCCGGGGCCGCGATGCCGCCGCCGCCCGCGTGGGCCTCGCTATGGCCCGGCGCTCGACGGTCGTGCCGAGCGGGAGCACCGCAGAAGGCGTTGATAACCGGGTGATCGAGTATGCCCGGCGGGAAGGATGCGTCGTGGTGACGAACGACCGGGAACTCCGGAACGCTCTCCTTCGAGAGGGAATTGACGTTGTTTCGATGCGAAGACGGAAAACGTTGGAGTTGTTGAGGGGATAG
- a CDS encoding translation initiation factor IF-2 subunit gamma gives MRDAFIPGVNIGLVGHVDHGKTTLVSALTGTWTDRHSEEIKRGISIRLGYADTTFYKCENCDGAEAYTSQPECPKCGSKAVPFRTVSFVDAPGHETLMATMLSGSALMDGAMLVIAANETCPQPQTKEHLMALELIGIKKIVIVQNKIDVVTQAEALEHYKQIKRFIKGTIAENAPIIPVSAQKGINIGALIQTLDAVIPEPTRDPEIDPVLLIARSFDINKPGCSWRDVKGGVIGGSLVRGVLREGDDIEIRPGRQVQVENRTRWEPIETKITSINAGKVKVAEAAPGGLLGVATKLDPALTKSDALAGQVAGRVGKLPPVWDRLKFDVTLMDRVVGADSEQIIEPLKHKEPLMLSVGTAVTVGVIVNTKKNQVEVQLKRAVCAEVGARIAISRQVGGRWRLIGMGVLVE, from the coding sequence TTGCGAGATGCATTCATTCCCGGTGTCAATATTGGCCTCGTGGGTCATGTCGATCACGGCAAGACCACCCTGGTCAGCGCGCTGACCGGTACCTGGACGGACCGGCACAGCGAGGAGATCAAGCGCGGCATCTCCATCCGGCTCGGTTACGCGGATACGACTTTTTATAAATGCGAGAACTGCGATGGAGCGGAGGCGTATACTTCCCAGCCCGAATGCCCAAAATGTGGATCGAAGGCGGTTCCGTTTCGGACGGTCTCATTCGTCGATGCCCCCGGCCACGAGACATTGATGGCGACGATGCTCTCCGGCTCCGCGCTGATGGATGGGGCGATGCTGGTCATTGCTGCAAACGAAACCTGCCCGCAGCCGCAGACCAAGGAGCATCTGATGGCGCTCGAATTGATCGGGATCAAGAAGATCGTCATCGTCCAGAACAAGATCGACGTCGTCACCCAGGCCGAGGCGCTGGAGCACTATAAGCAGATCAAACGGTTCATCAAGGGCACCATCGCCGAGAACGCACCAATTATCCCTGTCTCTGCACAGAAGGGAATCAATATCGGCGCCCTGATCCAGACCCTTGATGCGGTCATCCCGGAACCAACTCGTGATCCGGAGATCGACCCGGTGCTGCTCATCGCGCGGTCGTTCGATATCAACAAGCCAGGCTGCAGCTGGCGCGACGTGAAGGGCGGGGTCATCGGGGGCTCCCTCGTTCGCGGCGTCCTGCGCGAGGGAGATGATATCGAGATCCGGCCCGGCCGGCAGGTTCAAGTCGAGAACCGGACCAGATGGGAGCCGATCGAGACGAAGATCACCTCCATCAACGCCGGCAAGGTCAAGGTGGCCGAGGCGGCGCCCGGGGGTCTCCTCGGTGTCGCGACGAAACTCGACCCGGCACTGACGAAGAGCGACGCTCTTGCCGGGCAGGTGGCCGGACGCGTCGGGAAACTGCCGCCGGTCTGGGACCGGCTGAAGTTCGACGTCACGCTCATGGACCGGGTGGTCGGCGCGGACAGCGAGCAGATCATCGAGCCCTTGAAGCATAAAGAGCCGCTGATGCTCTCGGTCGGCACCGCCGTCACCGTAGGCGTGATCGTAAACACGAAGAAGAATCAAGTGGAGGTCCAACTGAAGCGGGCGGTCTGTGCGGAGGTCGGCGCACGGATTGCCATCAGCAGGCAGGTCGGCGGGCGATGGCGGCTGATCGGCATGGGTGTTCTGGTCGAGTGA
- the nikR gene encoding nickel-responsive transcriptional regulator NikR translates to MSGDTELSRIGISLPKNLLDKFDEILTLRGYSSRSEGIRDSIRSYITHYQWISDVKGERQGVITMVYDHDQRGLLQTLTEIQHQYAHIIQASLHSHVTHSKCLEVILIRGDGAVLKDITERLMAQKGVEAVKLTTIPIEG, encoded by the coding sequence ATGTCAGGTGATACCGAACTTTCACGTATCGGGATCTCTCTACCCAAGAATCTTCTCGATAAATTCGATGAGATCCTGACCCTCCGGGGGTACTCCTCCCGTTCCGAAGGGATACGGGACTCAATACGGAGTTACATCACCCACTATCAGTGGATCTCCGATGTAAAAGGAGAGCGGCAGGGCGTCATCACCATGGTCTATGACCATGACCAGCGGGGGCTGCTCCAGACGCTCACCGAGATCCAGCACCAGTATGCCCACATCATCCAGGCATCTCTTCACTCGCACGTGACCCACAGCAAGTGCCTTGAGGTGATCCTGATCCGCGGGGACGGAGCGGTGCTGAAGGATATCACGGAACGATTGATGGCACAGAAGGGTGTCGAGGCGGTGAAACTCACCACCATACCGATCGAGGGTTAG
- a CDS encoding DUF2098 domain-containing protein, with translation MSTDDVAVGAVVRYPRTGTTGKVLRVEVIDGRQYAELDSTGLYYRVDELIGADRTAGKVEREDRSLEDYLEKRKELKEQLEEVWEKGIDQSCEGGG, from the coding sequence ATGAGCACGGATGACGTAGCAGTGGGGGCAGTCGTCCGGTACCCCCGCACCGGCACGACCGGAAAGGTCCTGCGGGTCGAGGTGATCGACGGCCGGCAGTATGCCGAGCTCGACAGCACCGGACTCTACTACCGGGTCGATGAACTCATCGGCGCCGACCGCACAGCCGGGAAGGTAGAGAGGGAGGATCGTTCCTTGGAGGACTACCTCGAAAAGAGGAAGGAACTCAAAGAGCAGCTGGAAGAGGTTTGGGAGAAGGGGATCGACCAGAGCTGCGAGGGCGGCGGCTAA
- a CDS encoding YcaO-related McrA-glycine thioamidation protein — MAITIRPVEKQYFDGTHRYRSPEETRAAVEPLMAEIGVVELVDVTPLDRLGIPVFSAVRPGAARGAVRVHAGKGKEPVHARVSAMMEALERYCAEYRGDRMEYATYEEIGPGRAVHPEDLILPRKLEQGEKIHWTPAWDILNDEEVYVPSNAVYHPYDSLGMTMPLFRSDSNGLASGNIMEEAILHALFEVIERDALSLADQQRDLGSRLTIEKECAARQVLDRFEENGIDIHLWLLDGKTRIPTVAAAADDTVTKDPAMIVIGSGTHSCPEIAALRALTEVAQSRGSYLQGGRNDPKREMVIRKAGYERLKRINRMWFADAEAIDIGDVPDASTDRFDLDIRRVLEEVSPYTDRVCVCDLSRTPVPVVRVVVPGFEVSYMDPDRKRSAQG, encoded by the coding sequence ATGGCAATCACGATTCGTCCGGTAGAAAAACAGTACTTTGACGGAACGCATCGATACCGATCCCCTGAGGAGACCCGTGCCGCCGTAGAGCCGTTGATGGCGGAGATCGGTGTTGTGGAACTCGTCGACGTGACTCCTCTGGATCGTCTCGGAATTCCTGTCTTCTCGGCGGTTCGGCCGGGAGCGGCCCGGGGAGCGGTTCGCGTCCACGCAGGGAAGGGGAAGGAGCCCGTCCACGCTCGGGTCTCGGCGATGATGGAGGCGCTCGAGCGTTACTGCGCCGAGTACCGAGGTGACCGGATGGAGTATGCGACCTACGAGGAGATCGGCCCGGGACGGGCGGTGCATCCAGAAGACCTGATCCTCCCGCGGAAACTCGAACAAGGGGAGAAGATCCACTGGACGCCGGCATGGGATATCCTGAACGATGAAGAGGTCTACGTCCCGAGTAACGCCGTCTATCACCCCTACGACTCCCTCGGTATGACCATGCCCCTCTTCCGGAGCGACTCGAACGGGCTTGCATCGGGAAACATCATGGAGGAGGCTATCCTGCACGCCCTCTTTGAGGTGATCGAGCGGGACGCGCTCAGCCTCGCCGACCAACAGCGTGACCTCGGGAGCCGTCTCACCATCGAGAAGGAGTGCGCCGCCCGGCAGGTGCTTGACCGGTTCGAGGAGAACGGTATCGACATCCATCTCTGGCTGCTCGACGGGAAGACTCGCATCCCCACTGTCGCAGCCGCGGCAGACGACACCGTCACGAAGGACCCGGCGATGATCGTCATCGGGTCCGGGACACACTCCTGCCCCGAGATCGCAGCGCTCCGTGCCCTGACCGAGGTCGCCCAAAGCCGGGGGAGTTATCTCCAAGGCGGTCGGAACGACCCCAAGCGGGAGATGGTCATCAGGAAGGCGGGATACGAACGGTTGAAGCGGATCAACCGGATGTGGTTTGCCGACGCGGAGGCCATCGATATCGGAGACGTGCCCGACGCGAGCACCGACCGGTTCGACCTCGACATCCGGCGGGTGCTCGAGGAGGTCAGCCCCTACACGGATCGGGTCTGCGTCTGCGACCTCTCGCGGACCCCGGTACCGGTGGTGCGGGTCGTCGTCCCCGGGTTTGAGGTTTCATACATGGACCCGGACCGGAAACGTTCCGCGCAAGGGTAA
- a CDS encoding histone deacetylase family protein, translating into MRRSVIYGDVFARHDMELHPESGSRLRAALSGVPDGVKWRAPLRATERDLERVHRPQHIRWVQEIARGTCFLDPNTYVTCHSFEAASYAAGSTFAAVARALDGEHSFAMVRPPGHHAEPDRAMGFCIFNNAAVAAAKALESVDRVAILDWDLHHGNGTQTIFYGSDRVLYCSVHETDSFPKTGWVDEIGTGAGRGYTLNAPLAAGSTIADYQHVFREVFVPALARFRPDALIVSAGQDALSDDEHGHMNLEPEDFSVLAGMLIDGTDLPLALTLEGGYGPSHGKAISAIFDALAGKRFVPEKKPLHRSTEEVVQILKKVRFC; encoded by the coding sequence ATGCGACGTTCAGTCATCTACGGTGACGTCTTTGCCAGGCACGACATGGAACTTCACCCCGAGTCGGGCTCCCGGTTACGGGCGGCCCTCTCCGGGGTCCCCGACGGCGTGAAGTGGCGCGCCCCGCTCCGGGCTACCGAGAGGGACCTGGAGCGGGTCCACCGTCCGCAACACATCCGGTGGGTGCAAGAGATAGCACGAGGAACCTGTTTTTTAGACCCGAATACCTACGTCACCTGCCATTCGTTCGAGGCGGCGTCCTATGCCGCCGGATCGACCTTTGCGGCAGTTGCGCGGGCGCTCGACGGCGAGCACTCGTTCGCCATGGTCCGCCCGCCGGGACACCACGCCGAGCCCGACCGGGCGATGGGGTTCTGCATCTTCAACAACGCCGCCGTCGCGGCGGCCAAAGCGCTTGAGTCGGTCGACCGGGTCGCAATCCTCGACTGGGACCTACACCACGGCAACGGCACGCAGACGATCTTTTACGGGAGCGACCGGGTGCTCTACTGCTCGGTGCACGAGACCGACAGTTTCCCGAAGACCGGGTGGGTGGACGAGATCGGCACCGGAGCGGGCCGGGGCTACACGCTCAACGCCCCGCTTGCGGCAGGGTCCACCATCGCCGACTACCAGCACGTCTTCCGTGAGGTCTTCGTCCCGGCGCTCGCCCGATTCCGGCCCGACGCCCTGATCGTCTCCGCCGGCCAGGACGCCCTCTCCGACGACGAGCACGGGCACATGAACCTTGAGCCGGAGGACTTCAGCGTGCTCGCCGGGATGCTGATCGACGGCACGGACCTGCCCCTCGCGCTGACGCTCGAAGGGGGTTACGGCCCGTCGCACGGGAAGGCAATCTCCGCGATATTCGACGCTCTTGCAGGGAAGCGGTTTGTGCCCGAAAAGAAGCCCCTGCACCGGAGCACGGAAGAGGTTGTGCAGATTTTGAAGAAAGTCAGGTTCTGCTGA
- a CDS encoding oligosaccharyl transferase, archaeosortase A system-associated translates to MAHMDLDKYRPYIIIGFIVLFTLLPLWTRGFIPAADMVTPEGVNLLGIDPWYNLRQVEQVVANFPGYAWFDAMTLYPSGDVIYWGPLFIQIISALCILAGAATRPEILVVASWVPPLMGAAMVPVTYLLARKIADWKTGLIAAGLIAVVGGNYAYRSLFGFVDHHIAETLFSTIFVLAYVAALLAARNSPLSKKNLENLKIPAITAALAGIAYLLGYFNMPTMILFALIVAAFTLIQFILDFFQNQSSDYLVLVNVVAFGVVMVGTAAFGFPHPGLDLSRYTVGHIITSAGLIAGTLVLYGLSVFLKERPKYYFPAALAGIAALAVAVLFVALPDVYNLLISNLFAFFGEAPVTTTVEEARAWSYGAAWATFHWSLILAAGGVAALLWWNREKVNPAHVFVLIWTAIILASTTAHVRYEYYLAANIALLSGVFVGAVLNAGWKDVTRLLRPGSGGDSSDPGSDEKKGEPEKKGKKGGRAPATRKPKVPARDQPDYLKVGAVVAVVAVTLLFAGNSFAMNLAAGTTAKYSGINSQWMEALTWMGANTPDPGVDYYAIYDKDTFTYPEGSYGVMSWWDYGHWITFVSKRIPTNNPFQHGVSGPNGSATYFVSTSEEEANRILDNTGTRYVVTDIQLDTGKFHAPVTWADPEGGKERFIPSFLLPASPGSTSYQSVPFQSQQYYLTMVSRLHNFDGSMTDPTSKVLYVEYRDPGAVNASLPVITRAEEMNATAAAAAVEAYNKNAPAGSHATLLNMYHQFQPDSILHPVERVPALRHYRLVHETPQNYFNVGANGPNLKNVKIFEYVPGAHIKGDGIIEVPVTTNTGRAFTYRQESVNGEFVVPYATSGWSGEVKTTGLYRIVGTGQTFDVTEEDIRQGRTIN, encoded by the coding sequence ATGGCTCATATGGATCTCGATAAGTACCGACCGTATATCATCATTGGTTTTATTGTCCTATTCACCCTGCTTCCGCTCTGGACGCGGGGTTTTATTCCGGCGGCAGATATGGTGACACCCGAAGGGGTCAACCTTCTGGGCATCGACCCCTGGTACAACCTCCGGCAAGTCGAACAGGTCGTCGCCAACTTCCCGGGCTACGCCTGGTTCGATGCCATGACGCTCTATCCGAGCGGCGACGTTATCTACTGGGGACCGCTCTTCATCCAGATCATATCGGCGCTCTGTATCCTCGCCGGGGCGGCAACGCGCCCCGAGATCTTGGTGGTGGCATCGTGGGTCCCGCCGCTGATGGGTGCGGCGATGGTGCCGGTCACCTACCTGCTTGCACGAAAGATCGCAGACTGGAAGACCGGCCTCATCGCGGCGGGCCTCATCGCGGTCGTCGGAGGTAACTACGCTTACCGTTCCCTCTTCGGGTTCGTCGACCACCACATCGCAGAGACGCTCTTTTCGACGATCTTCGTCCTCGCCTACGTCGCGGCTCTGCTCGCCGCCCGCAACAGCCCCCTCTCCAAAAAGAACCTTGAGAACCTGAAGATACCGGCGATAACAGCGGCGCTCGCCGGTATCGCCTACCTCCTCGGATACTTCAACATGCCGACGATGATCCTCTTCGCGCTCATCGTCGCAGCCTTCACCTTGATCCAGTTCATCTTGGACTTCTTCCAGAACCAGTCGAGCGACTACTTGGTCCTCGTAAACGTAGTCGCCTTCGGCGTGGTGATGGTCGGGACAGCGGCGTTCGGCTTCCCGCACCCCGGCCTCGACCTCTCCCGATACACCGTTGGACACATCATCACCAGCGCCGGCCTCATCGCCGGCACGTTGGTCCTCTATGGGCTCTCGGTCTTCCTGAAAGAGCGCCCGAAGTACTACTTCCCTGCCGCGCTCGCAGGCATCGCGGCCCTCGCCGTCGCGGTGCTCTTCGTCGCCCTGCCTGACGTCTACAACCTCCTGATATCGAACCTCTTCGCCTTCTTCGGTGAGGCGCCGGTCACCACGACCGTTGAGGAGGCGCGGGCCTGGTCGTACGGTGCGGCTTGGGCGACGTTCCACTGGAGCCTCATACTCGCGGCCGGGGGGGTTGCCGCCCTGCTCTGGTGGAACCGCGAGAAGGTGAACCCGGCCCATGTCTTCGTCCTTATCTGGACGGCAATCATCCTCGCGTCGACGACAGCGCACGTCCGCTACGAGTACTACCTTGCGGCAAACATCGCCCTGCTCTCGGGCGTATTCGTAGGGGCGGTCCTCAACGCAGGTTGGAAAGACGTCACACGCCTTCTCAGGCCGGGAAGCGGCGGGGATTCCTCCGATCCCGGATCCGATGAGAAGAAAGGAGAGCCGGAAAAGAAGGGAAAGAAGGGGGGGAGAGCCCCGGCTACCCGGAAACCGAAAGTCCCCGCGAGAGACCAGCCTGACTACCTGAAGGTAGGTGCGGTCGTCGCGGTCGTCGCCGTCACGCTCCTCTTCGCGGGGAATTCCTTTGCGATGAACCTCGCAGCGGGCACTACCGCGAAGTACAGCGGTATCAACTCACAGTGGATGGAAGCGCTGACATGGATGGGCGCCAATACCCCCGACCCCGGCGTCGACTACTATGCCATCTATGACAAGGATACCTTCACCTACCCCGAGGGCTCCTACGGCGTCATGTCGTGGTGGGACTACGGCCACTGGATCACGTTCGTCTCGAAGAGGATCCCGACCAACAACCCCTTCCAACACGGGGTCTCCGGGCCGAACGGCTCCGCGACCTACTTCGTCTCGACCTCAGAGGAGGAGGCAAACCGCATCCTCGACAACACCGGCACCCGCTACGTCGTCACCGATATCCAACTCGACACCGGGAAGTTCCACGCTCCGGTGACGTGGGCCGACCCCGAGGGGGGCAAGGAACGATTCATCCCCTCCTTCCTCCTCCCTGCCAGCCCGGGATCGACGAGTTACCAGTCGGTACCGTTCCAGAGCCAGCAGTACTACCTGACGATGGTCTCCCGCCTCCACAACTTCGACGGTTCGATGACCGACCCGACATCAAAGGTGCTCTATGTCGAGTATCGGGACCCGGGCGCAGTGAACGCCTCCCTCCCGGTCATCACCCGTGCCGAAGAGATGAACGCAACCGCCGCCGCGGCCGCGGTGGAGGCCTATAACAAGAACGCACCGGCAGGGTCTCACGCGACGCTGCTGAATATGTACCACCAGTTCCAGCCGGACTCGATCCTTCACCCGGTCGAACGGGTGCCGGCGCTCCGGCATTACCGGCTCGTCCACGAGACGCCGCAGAACTACTTCAACGTCGGCGCAAACGGGCCCAACCTGAAAAACGTTAAGATATTCGAGTACGTCCCGGGGGCACATATCAAGGGCGACGGGATCATCGAGGTGCCGGTCACGACGAATACCGGGCGGGCGTTCACCTACCGCCAGGAGAGCGTGAACGGCGAGTTTGTCGTCCCGTATGCGACGTCTGGATGGTCGGGCGAGGTTAAAACGACCGGATTGTACCGGATTGTGGGAACCGGGCAGACGTTCGACGTCACCGAAGAAGATATCCGGCAGGGACGCACTATCAACTAA
- a CDS encoding glycosyltransferase, translating into MKILLVSTQDYIHHPIPSRHHNIFEELATRHEVHVPHFHVSRGKERQTRLHVHEATRFAVASPFLHYTLNAPCHYRVIRNIIRDYDIDVVVGAHVLAGTAMVRAAKKFDVPVVFDLKDWFPDSAAAYYKNPAMRWLLREGVLAITRYNLDHSDVVTTVSPGLVAKLKGYGYDAELITNGVNTDLFRPMDGGAMRQALGIAPDAFVLGFAGAVERWYALDDVIRAFPKILAQHENAELLIVGGSLFTGYLDELRALAEQLGVSRQVHFTGAVDYRDLPGYVAPMDLCLIPLSPPQWVDIALPNKYFEYSACGKPILSTPIPDMLRMGGDHIAVYRSMEEFVGKVDESVRNPVRCSIGIEEHSWKKKAEAFEKIFERLTGKR; encoded by the coding sequence ATGAAAATACTGCTCGTCTCCACCCAGGATTACATCCACCACCCGATCCCATCGAGGCACCACAACATCTTCGAGGAACTCGCGACGCGGCATGAGGTCCACGTGCCCCACTTCCACGTCAGCAGGGGAAAGGAGCGCCAGACACGCCTCCACGTCCACGAGGCGACACGGTTTGCGGTGGCAAGCCCCTTCCTCCATTACACCCTGAATGCACCCTGCCACTACCGGGTCATCCGCAATATCATCCGCGACTACGACATCGACGTCGTCGTCGGCGCCCACGTCCTCGCAGGGACGGCGATGGTCCGTGCAGCGAAGAAGTTCGACGTGCCGGTGGTCTTCGACCTGAAAGACTGGTTCCCCGACTCGGCCGCCGCTTACTACAAGAATCCCGCCATGCGGTGGCTGCTCCGGGAAGGCGTCCTCGCCATAACCCGCTATAACCTCGATCACAGCGACGTCGTCACGACGGTTTCGCCCGGGCTCGTCGCGAAACTGAAGGGATACGGCTACGATGCGGAACTGATCACGAACGGCGTCAACACCGACCTCTTCCGCCCGATGGACGGGGGAGCGATGCGCCAGGCCCTCGGGATCGCCCCCGATGCGTTCGTGCTCGGGTTTGCGGGGGCAGTCGAGCGATGGTACGCCCTCGACGATGTGATCCGGGCGTTCCCGAAGATCCTCGCGCAGCACGAGAACGCAGAACTCCTGATCGTCGGCGGTTCGCTCTTCACCGGCTACCTCGACGAACTGCGCGCCCTCGCGGAGCAACTCGGGGTTAGCCGGCAGGTACACTTCACCGGCGCCGTCGATTACCGCGACCTCCCCGGCTACGTAGCGCCGATGGACCTCTGCCTCATCCCGCTCTCTCCCCCCCAGTGGGTCGATATCGCCCTGCCGAACAAGTACTTCGAGTACTCGGCCTGCGGGAAACCGATCCTCTCTACCCCCATCCCCGATATGCTCCGAATGGGGGGCGATCACATCGCCGTCTACCGAAGCATGGAAGAGTTCGTCGGGAAGGTCGATGAATCGGTTCGAAACCCGGTGCGCTGCTCGATCGGGATTGAAGAGCACAGTTGGAAGAAGAAGGCCGAGGCATTCGAGAAGATCTTCGAACGGCTGACAGGCAAACGCTGA
- a CDS encoding DegT/DnrJ/EryC1/StrS family aminotransferase, whose protein sequence is MEIPIARPLIGEEEVEAVARVMRSGMLAQGSVVTEFESHFAEYCGVRHAIGVNSGTAALHAALLAAGVGPGDSVVVPAFTFFATASSVSMCGATPLFADVDAATFNIDPESVAALIRPDTRAVIGVHLFGQPFDVGAVREVCDDHGLILIEDAAQAHGAECRGKRAGSLAEIGCFSFYPTKNMTTGEGGMVTTDDDALAERVRLFINHGQSKKYLHSAVGYNYRMTNMGAAIGLVQLDRLEGFNERRIRNARYLDRHLAGTGLVTPYAAPGVRHVYHQYVVKLPSGYSLTRDAFMSALADRGIGTAVHYPIPVNRQPVYQSAFGEISCPVSDDLAASVVSLPVHPSVTDDELAYICDAVRGLRGA, encoded by the coding sequence ATGGAGATCCCCATCGCCCGGCCGCTTATCGGGGAGGAGGAGGTCGAGGCCGTCGCCCGCGTGATGCGGTCGGGGATGCTCGCCCAAGGCTCGGTCGTCACGGAGTTTGAGTCCCATTTCGCGGAATACTGCGGGGTCCGGCACGCAATCGGCGTCAACTCCGGGACGGCGGCGCTCCACGCAGCCCTTCTTGCCGCAGGCGTTGGGCCGGGGGACTCGGTGGTTGTCCCGGCGTTCACGTTCTTTGCGACGGCGTCAAGCGTCTCGATGTGCGGAGCGACTCCTCTCTTTGCAGACGTCGATGCCGCGACGTTCAACATCGACCCTGAATCGGTCGCGGCTCTCATCCGGCCCGACACCCGGGCGGTCATCGGGGTCCACCTCTTCGGGCAGCCGTTCGACGTCGGTGCCGTCCGCGAGGTCTGCGACGACCACGGGCTTATCCTCATCGAGGACGCGGCCCAGGCGCACGGCGCGGAGTGCCGAGGCAAGCGGGCAGGGAGCCTCGCCGAGATCGGCTGCTTCTCGTTCTACCCGACGAAGAACATGACCACCGGGGAAGGGGGCATGGTCACGACCGACGACGACGCCCTTGCCGAGCGGGTCAGGCTCTTCATCAACCACGGGCAGAGCAAGAAGTACCTTCATTCAGCCGTCGGCTACAACTACCGGATGACGAACATGGGTGCCGCCATCGGCCTCGTACAGCTTGACCGGCTTGAGGGGTTCAACGAGCGCCGGATCCGTAACGCCCGTTACCTCGACCGCCACCTCGCGGGCACTGGACTCGTCACGCCGTATGCGGCGCCCGGCGTCCGGCACGTCTACCACCAGTACGTGGTGAAACTCCCCTCCGGCTACTCGCTTACGAGGGACGCGTTCATGAGCGCTCTTGCGGATCGGGGGATCGGCACAGCCGTCCACTACCCCATCCCCGTCAATCGGCAGCCGGTCTATCAGAGTGCATTCGGAGAGATCTCATGCCCGGTATCCGATGACCTCGCGGCGTCGGTCGTGAGCCTGCCCGTCCACCCCTCGGTGACGGACGATGAACTGGCGTACATCTGCGATGCGGTCCGGGGGCTCCGCGGCGCATAA
- a CDS encoding acyltransferase, translating to MIEYGRNALGEGATIFEPVTLGFPSRDCIGEKDYPGVTIGRNAVLRSGTIIYCDVTIGDDFQTGHNVLIREKTTIGDRVAIGTAAVIEGDCTIGDDVRLQSLVYIPTGARIGNRVFVGPNAVLTNDRYPPGPHESLRGPVIGDGAVIGANATILPGVVIGEGAFVAAGAVVTKDVPRETLAVGAPARFRPLPPEARR from the coding sequence ATGATTGAGTACGGACGTAACGCCCTCGGCGAGGGGGCGACGATATTTGAGCCGGTGACCCTCGGGTTTCCCTCCCGCGACTGTATCGGGGAGAAAGACTACCCGGGCGTCACCATCGGGAGGAACGCGGTCCTCCGGTCGGGCACCATCATCTACTGCGATGTGACGATCGGTGACGATTTCCAGACCGGGCATAACGTGCTGATCCGCGAGAAGACCACCATCGGCGACCGCGTGGCGATAGGGACGGCGGCGGTGATCGAGGGCGACTGCACGATCGGCGACGATGTCCGCCTCCAGAGCCTGGTCTACATCCCCACCGGCGCCCGGATCGGCAACCGAGTCTTCGTCGGCCCGAACGCCGTGCTGACGAACGACCGCTACCCGCCCGGCCCACACGAATCCCTCCGTGGCCCGGTGATCGGGGACGGTGCCGTCATCGGTGCGAACGCGACGATCCTTCCCGGTGTTGTCATCGGCGAGGGGGCGTTCGTCGCCGCCGGGGCAGTGGTGACGAAGGACGTCCCGCGCGAGACGCTTGCGGTGGGCGCGCCGGCACGGTTCCGGCCGCTTCCCCCCGAGGCGAGGCGGTGA